Proteins from one Bacillus thuringiensis genomic window:
- a CDS encoding GtrA family protein: MSQRMNKDLIRIFKFLIVGILNTGIDIVIFSLLVIGDVPMLLAQSISYCCGVANSYLLNRVWTFKQERSRVVVEASKFIFINLLSLIVVSLILRSMYDTLEQSLIVSKVIATLIGSLINYVGSRYWVFHTSHTNEVN; this comes from the coding sequence ATGAGCCAGCGTATGAATAAAGATTTAATACGAATTTTTAAGTTTTTAATAGTAGGTATACTGAATACAGGCATAGATATAGTAATCTTTTCATTACTTGTCATTGGGGACGTGCCCATGTTATTGGCGCAATCAATCTCCTATTGTTGTGGTGTAGCTAACAGTTACTTACTGAATAGGGTTTGGACATTTAAACAAGAGAGAAGTCGAGTTGTAGTAGAAGCATCTAAATTCATTTTTATTAATCTTTTAAGTCTTATTGTAGTATCTCTAATACTAAGAAGTATGTATGATACTTTGGAGCAGTCTTTGATTGTTTCTAAAGTGATTGCAACTTTAATTGGTAGCTTAATAAACTATGTAGGATCGAGATATTGGGTGTTTCATACTTCTCACACTAATGAAGTGAATTAA
- a CDS encoding efflux RND transporter periplasmic adaptor subunit, protein MKKWIIISTIIIVIGGASAWFFLHKTDKTQGVVAASQTTTVQQGKLEVAVSGSGSVTANTDQDVTVKDTILIVDTISVAAGDTVKKGDTLVTFKNGAVVTAPYDGEIQSVSVKKGGKASQGTILLRMKDADGYTSPVTRGNNSANSDKSSGGSGLTADSVSVKEGDVVEAGATLVTFTDGSILQAPVTGTITSLSVTSGDSVQVADPIAHITNYNALQTTISVDELDVPKVKEGQAVKITASAFGDETFSGKVISVATKGTADKGVSTFDVTVQIENPKNMKIGMSTEASISIESKESALYVPVEAVHTNGNEKYVLVPTSSDDVAQSTKKVTVETGISNDTHVEITKGLAKGDTVQIPRVQSKGNSSQGPMMMPGGNSQGGFGGGNLQGRPGGEFGGRSNGGAPAGGGQGGR, encoded by the coding sequence TTGAAAAAGTGGATTATTATTTCAACCATTATTATTGTAATAGGAGGAGCGAGCGCTTGGTTCTTTTTACATAAAACAGATAAAACACAAGGTGTTGTGGCAGCTTCTCAAACAACGACAGTACAACAAGGAAAACTGGAGGTAGCAGTTAGTGGTTCGGGTTCGGTTACAGCAAATACAGATCAAGATGTAACAGTGAAAGATACAATTCTTATTGTTGATACTATAAGTGTAGCGGCTGGAGATACAGTGAAAAAAGGTGACACGCTTGTAACCTTTAAAAATGGTGCTGTCGTTACGGCTCCATATGACGGGGAAATTCAATCAGTTAGTGTGAAAAAAGGCGGCAAAGCGTCACAGGGAACAATTCTTCTTCGTATGAAGGATGCAGATGGATATACATCACCTGTAACGAGAGGGAACAATAGTGCAAATTCAGATAAATCAAGTGGCGGGAGTGGTTTGACAGCCGATAGTGTCAGTGTAAAAGAAGGTGATGTTGTAGAGGCAGGTGCAACACTTGTAACCTTTACAGATGGAAGTATTTTGCAAGCCCCAGTAACGGGGACAATTACAAGCCTTTCTGTTACAAGCGGTGATTCTGTACAGGTTGCGGATCCAATTGCACACATAACAAACTACAACGCTTTGCAAACAACGATTAGTGTTGATGAATTAGATGTACCGAAAGTAAAAGAAGGTCAAGCGGTAAAAATAACAGCAAGTGCATTCGGAGATGAAACATTCAGCGGAAAGGTAATAAGTGTAGCAACAAAAGGAACAGCAGACAAAGGCGTTTCTACATTTGACGTAACTGTACAAATTGAAAATCCGAAAAATATGAAGATTGGTATGTCAACAGAAGCAAGTATCTCAATAGAAAGTAAAGAAAGCGCATTATACGTCCCAGTAGAAGCGGTGCATACAAACGGAAATGAAAAATATGTACTAGTTCCTACATCTTCAGACGATGTAGCGCAGTCAACAAAAAAAGTGACAGTAGAAACTGGTATTTCAAATGATACGCATGTAGAAATTACAAAAGGGTTAGCAAAAGGAGATACGGTGCAAATACCGAGAGTTCAATCTAAAGGGAATTCTTCTCAAGGACCTATGATGATGCCTGGCGGAAACTCTCAAGGAGGATTTGGTGGCGGCAATTTACAAGGAAGACCTGGTGGTGAGTTTGGAGGAAGATCTAACGGCGGAGCTCCAGCTGGCGGCGGACAAGGAGGGCGTTAA
- a CDS encoding glycosyltransferase family 2 protein, with protein MGNNICYSIIIPMYNEEAVIEETYRRLKRVMKDANGTYELLFINDGSQDKCADIIKQFMIGDKTVKLIDFSRNFGHQIAITAGMDYANGDAVIIIDADLQDPPELILQMIEKWKEGYEVVYAKRMKRKGETWFKKWSASTFYRVLRASTDIDIPVDTGDFRLMDQKVCKEMRKINENNRFVRGLVSWIGFRQIAIEYVRDERVAGETKYPLKRMVKLCLDGILSFSYKPLKLAIYSGLLLSSSGFLYFIYVLYLTLFTEATMKGWPSIISIMLIFNGFMLFMLGVIGEYIGRIYDETKGRPLYIVREFYGEPENEKLAIKHEPAYE; from the coding sequence GTGGGAAACAATATATGTTATTCAATAATCATCCCCATGTATAACGAAGAAGCTGTTATTGAAGAAACGTATCGAAGACTGAAAAGGGTCATGAAAGATGCAAATGGTACGTATGAATTACTATTTATTAACGATGGAAGCCAGGACAAATGTGCGGATATTATAAAGCAATTTATGATAGGTGATAAGACAGTGAAACTTATCGATTTTTCACGGAATTTTGGTCACCAAATTGCAATTACAGCTGGTATGGATTATGCAAATGGGGATGCAGTTATCATTATTGATGCTGATTTGCAAGACCCACCAGAGCTAATTCTACAAATGATTGAAAAATGGAAAGAGGGGTATGAAGTAGTCTACGCAAAACGAATGAAACGTAAGGGTGAAACATGGTTTAAAAAATGGTCAGCAAGCACGTTTTATCGCGTGCTTCGCGCTTCCACAGATATTGATATACCAGTAGATACGGGAGATTTTCGCCTTATGGATCAAAAGGTATGTAAAGAAATGAGAAAGATAAACGAAAATAATAGATTTGTTAGAGGATTAGTTAGTTGGATTGGATTTCGTCAAATAGCAATTGAATATGTTCGAGATGAAAGAGTAGCAGGTGAAACTAAGTATCCCCTTAAACGAATGGTTAAGCTATGCCTAGATGGGATTCTGTCTTTCTCTTATAAACCTTTAAAATTAGCAATTTATTCGGGTTTACTGCTTTCTAGCTCAGGCTTTCTATACTTTATATACGTGCTATACCTTACTTTATTTACTGAAGCAACCATGAAAGGGTGGCCTTCTATCATTAGTATTATGTTAATTTTTAATGGCTTTATGCTATTTATGTTAGGTGTTATTGGTGAGTATATTGGGCGAATATATGATGAAACAAAAGGGCGCCCTCTATATATTGTTCGAGAATTTTATGGGGAACCGGAAAATGAAAAATTAGCCATCAAACATGAGCCAGCGTATGAATAA
- a CDS encoding glycosyltransferase family 39 protein, protein MFLQLKKRLDIPLIFIVLLALFLNGYNIWTDHYVNTYYTTAVASMLQNFHNFFFGSLDSAGSVTVDKPPVTFWIQTISAYIFGLHGWSVILPQALAGIGSVLLIYFLVKPSFGVVAARLSALAFACTPIAAAVSRTNNIDSMLVFTLLLATWLLFKSVKRESVWSLLGSFAVIGIAFNMKMLQAYMILPAFYLFYLLAAKVDWKKKIGFLTGATAIMLVISLSWAVIVDSIPENKRPYIGSSETNSVLELAFGYNGISRLTGNQGVPGAKEHQQSPQNNMWGMPNDGAENGKQEVPADKGMPNANDQPQTPEGNNEVVQKDNHQNGANLPQGNGDYSQGFQINKGDGPPTGKNGGPGGMAGGMFGTGEKGPFRLFQSELSGQASWLLPFIAIASISLLASVRRNNITLKHKEAVFWLAWLIPVMVFFSIAGFFHHYYLIMLAAPIAALFGAGSTQLFEDYKNNTGWKSWLLPIAVVGTAGFQWYIMHPYSDVIGAEWPLCIAVAGIIMTFVLVLFKCKKIVLPFTLHIAGLLILLIGPLYWAATPITYGGNSMLPQASPSSADGKGAFPGAMPGFSGQGGPGGSGLPTEREYIEKDSASPEDHMQIPNPSRKSSGLPGSKPGDMDNESLDDKTFSYLKKNNTGEQYLFATTSYQTAAPYIIDEGESVITMGGFSGSDPVYSVEKLKELVVSGKVKYFLLSNEGMRGESSEVTKWIQENGEKIPSDEWQTKQNGGKEGMNMGGPGRSNTLYKVTL, encoded by the coding sequence ATGTTTTTACAATTGAAAAAGCGATTGGATATTCCTCTAATATTCATAGTCTTGTTAGCACTTTTTCTAAATGGCTATAATATTTGGACGGATCATTATGTGAATACTTATTATACGACTGCAGTGGCAAGTATGCTGCAAAACTTTCATAATTTCTTTTTTGGTTCACTCGATTCAGCTGGGTCTGTAACGGTAGATAAACCCCCTGTTACATTTTGGATTCAAACAATTAGTGCCTATATTTTTGGGCTGCACGGCTGGAGTGTAATTCTACCTCAAGCATTGGCAGGGATAGGATCTGTATTGTTAATTTATTTTTTAGTTAAACCTTCTTTTGGTGTAGTTGCTGCACGTCTTAGTGCCTTAGCCTTTGCATGCACACCAATTGCAGCTGCAGTGAGTCGAACAAATAACATTGATAGCATGCTTGTATTTACTCTTTTGTTAGCTACTTGGCTCTTGTTTAAAAGTGTAAAGCGTGAAAGTGTTTGGAGTCTTTTAGGATCTTTCGCGGTAATTGGGATAGCTTTTAATATGAAGATGTTACAGGCATATATGATACTGCCTGCTTTTTATCTCTTTTATCTTTTAGCTGCGAAAGTAGACTGGAAAAAAAAGATCGGTTTCCTTACTGGTGCAACAGCTATCATGCTCGTTATTTCTCTTTCTTGGGCGGTAATTGTAGACAGTATTCCTGAAAATAAACGTCCGTATATTGGAAGTAGTGAAACAAATTCAGTTTTAGAATTAGCATTTGGTTACAATGGTATATCACGTCTTACTGGGAATCAGGGAGTACCGGGTGCGAAGGAACATCAACAATCGCCTCAAAATAATATGTGGGGAATGCCAAATGATGGTGCTGAGAATGGCAAACAGGAAGTTCCAGCAGATAAAGGAATGCCTAATGCAAATGATCAACCTCAAACACCTGAAGGTAACAATGAAGTAGTGCAGAAAGATAATCATCAAAATGGAGCTAATTTACCACAAGGAAATGGTGATTATAGTCAAGGATTCCAAATAAACAAAGGGGATGGTCCACCGACAGGTAAAAATGGTGGTCCAGGTGGCATGGCAGGCGGTATGTTTGGAACTGGAGAAAAAGGGCCGTTCCGTCTATTCCAGTCTGAATTATCTGGTCAGGCTAGTTGGCTGTTACCGTTTATTGCTATTGCTAGTATTAGTTTATTGGCTAGTGTAAGAAGAAATAATATAACCTTAAAACATAAAGAAGCTGTCTTTTGGCTCGCATGGTTAATTCCAGTTATGGTATTTTTCAGTATTGCTGGATTTTTCCATCACTATTATTTAATAATGCTTGCGGCTCCTATTGCAGCTCTATTTGGAGCTGGTTCAACACAGCTTTTTGAGGATTATAAGAATAATACTGGCTGGAAGTCTTGGTTATTGCCAATTGCAGTTGTAGGAACAGCAGGTTTCCAATGGTATATCATGCATCCTTACAGTGATGTCATTGGAGCTGAGTGGCCACTTTGTATAGCAGTAGCCGGAATTATTATGACTTTCGTACTTGTTTTGTTCAAGTGTAAGAAGATTGTATTGCCTTTTACTCTGCATATTGCAGGATTACTTATATTATTAATCGGACCATTGTATTGGGCTGCTACGCCGATTACATATGGTGGAAATAGTATGCTCCCACAAGCAAGCCCAAGTTCAGCTGATGGTAAAGGAGCTTTTCCAGGAGCAATGCCTGGATTTTCTGGACAAGGAGGGCCCGGTGGTAGCGGACTTCCAACTGAACGAGAATATATTGAAAAAGATTCTGCTTCACCAGAAGATCACATGCAAATTCCAAACCCTAGTAGAAAATCTTCAGGATTACCAGGAAGCAAGCCAGGAGATATGGATAACGAGAGTTTAGATGATAAAACTTTTTCATATTTAAAGAAAAACAATACTGGTGAACAATACTTATTTGCTACAACAAGTTATCAAACAGCAGCTCCTTACATTATAGATGAAGGAGAATCTGTAATAACGATGGGGGGATTTTCTGGTTCTGATCCAGTGTATTCTGTTGAAAAATTAAAAGAGTTGGTAGTAAGCGGGAAAGTAAAGTACTTCCTCCTTTCAAATGAAGGAATGAGAGGCGAAAGCTCTGAAGTAACAAAATGGATTCAAGAAAATGGTGAGAAAATACCTTCTGATGAATGGCAGACAAAACAAAATGGTGGAAAAGAAGGTATGAATATGGGTGGTCCTGGGCGCTCAAATACTTTATATAAAGTAACTTTGTAA